A single region of the Brachypodium distachyon strain Bd21 chromosome 3, Brachypodium_distachyon_v3.0, whole genome shotgun sequence genome encodes:
- the LOC100831573 gene encoding bidirectional sugar transporter SWEET15 — translation MAFLNMEQHTWAFTFGILGNIISLMVFLSPLPTFYRVYRKKSTEGFQSTPYVVTLFSCLLWMYYAFLKSGAELLLTINGVGCGIETLYIAMYLIYAPKSARLLTAKLFLGLDVGLFGLIALVTMLVSAGTLRVQIVGWICVAVALGVFAAPLSIIRLVIRTKSVEFMPISLSFFLVLSAVIWFAYGLLKKDVFVAVPNVLGFVFGVAQMALYMAYRNKSPAITVVHQEMKLPEHVKEVTTNTKLGGAPTEGRISCGAEVHPIDVMPTSAAAGADEQAINVEEAAAGRDDHNMLRPEQVIKPDMAIVVEV, via the exons CCCGACGTTCTACCGCGTGTACCGTAAGAAGTCGACGGAGGGGTTCCAGTCGACGCCGTACGTGGTGACGCTCTTCAGCTGCCTGCTGTGGATGTACTACGCCTTCCTCAAGTCGGGCGCCGAGCTTCTCCTCACCATCAacggcgtcggctgcggcaTCGAGACCCTCTACATCGCCATGTACCTGATCTACGCCCCCAAGAGCGCCAGGCTCCTCACGGCCAAGCTCTTCCTAGGCCTCGACGTCGGTCTCTTTGGCCTCATCGCACTCGTCACCATGCTCGTGTCCGCAGGCACCCTCCGTGTCCAGATCGTCGGCTGGATCTGTGTCGCCGTCGCCCTCGGCGTCTTCGCCGCTCCCTTGAGCATCATC AGGCTCGTGATCCGGACCAAGAGCGTGGAGTTCATGCCCATCTCGCTGTCCTTCTTCCTGGTGCTGAGCGCGGTCATCTGGTTCGCCTACGGGCTGCTGAAGAAGGACGTGTTCGTGGCGGTGCCCAACGTGCTGGGCTTCGTGTTCGGGGTGGCGCAGATGGCGCTCTACATGGCGTACCGGAACAAGAGCCCCGCCATAACGGTGGTGCATCAGGAGATGAAGCTGCCAGAGCACGTCAAAGAAGTGACCACCAACACTAAGCTGGGCGGCGCACCGACCGAGGGCAGGATCAGCTGCGGGGCAGAGGTGCACCCCATCGACGTGATGCCGACttcggcggccgcgggggcggaCGAGCAAGCCATTAATGTCGAAgaagcggcggccggccgtGATGACCACAACATGCTGAGGCCGGAGCAGGTGATCAAGCCTGACATGGCCATTGTTGTCGAGGTGTAG